A window of Haloarcula sp. H-GB4 contains these coding sequences:
- a CDS encoding PhzF family phenazine biosynthesis protein gives MSHPFHIVDVFAQERYAGNQLAVVTDAGDLHEDEMQAIAAEMNYSETTFVTGEPTDGAWPVRIFTPAAEIPFAGHPTLGTAQVIRDHLADGNPETVTLDLPVGEVPVEVRERDGRETLWMTQQAPEFGEQLAHEDLAAVLGLPADRLDHDWPVEIVSTGLATIVVPVADREALEAIDLDRDAYDAVTGDREAKNVLAVCREPRSDDNDLAVRVFAPFYNVLEDPATGSSNGCLAAYLARHEMLGSPAVEARVEQGYEMGRPSLLHLSTDGSGEDISVRVGGSVVPVARGDLL, from the coding sequence ATGTCCCACCCGTTTCACATCGTCGACGTGTTCGCACAGGAGCGATACGCCGGGAACCAACTCGCCGTCGTGACCGACGCCGGCGACCTCCACGAGGACGAAATGCAGGCCATCGCCGCCGAGATGAACTACTCCGAGACGACGTTCGTTACTGGCGAGCCGACCGACGGTGCGTGGCCGGTCCGCATCTTCACTCCCGCCGCCGAGATACCCTTCGCCGGCCACCCGACCCTCGGAACGGCACAAGTCATCCGGGACCACCTGGCCGACGGGAACCCCGAAACAGTGACGCTGGACTTGCCCGTCGGTGAAGTCCCGGTCGAAGTGCGAGAGCGCGACGGGCGCGAAACCCTGTGGATGACGCAACAGGCCCCCGAGTTCGGCGAGCAGTTGGCCCACGAGGACCTCGCCGCCGTGCTCGGTCTGCCGGCTGACCGACTGGACCACGACTGGCCAGTCGAAATCGTCTCCACGGGGCTGGCGACGATTGTCGTCCCGGTGGCCGACCGCGAGGCGCTGGAAGCCATCGACCTGGACCGGGACGCCTACGACGCCGTGACCGGCGACCGAGAGGCAAAGAACGTACTCGCCGTCTGCCGAGAGCCCCGAAGCGACGACAACGATCTCGCCGTCCGCGTGTTCGCGCCGTTCTACAACGTCCTGGAGGACCCCGCGACAGGCTCCTCGAACGGCTGCCTGGCCGCGTATCTCGCCCGCCACGAGATGCTCGGCAGCCCTGCCGTCGAGGCCCGTGTCGAGCAGGGCTACGAGATGGGGCGACCGTCGCTATTGCATCTCTCCACTGACGGTAGCGGCGAGGATATCAGCGTCCGGGTCGGCGGCAGCGTCGTTCCCGTCGCTCGCGGCGACCTGCTGTAA
- a CDS encoding DUF1328 family protein, whose amino-acid sequence MVALPFAAPSTVTVPLQSGGGLLYYAVVLVILAVVAGIAGFRGIAGLSFRVAKFLIVIFLVLALVTLLL is encoded by the coding sequence ATGGTAGCACTCCCGTTCGCTGCGCCATCGACTGTGACCGTGCCGCTGCAGTCCGGTGGCGGGCTGTTGTACTACGCGGTCGTCTTGGTGATTCTCGCCGTCGTCGCTGGGATTGCCGGGTTCCGTGGCATCGCCGGGCTGAGCTTCCGCGTCGCGAAGTTCCTCATCGTCATCTTCCTCGTGTTGGCGCTCGTCACGCTCCTGCTCTGA
- a CDS encoding DJ-1/PfpI family protein, with product MDTVAIACFDGFDELDAIGPYEVFENAARFGASWDVTLRSVSESDTVTASHGLRVEPDGPLADVTPDLLVVAGGGWNDRSEAGVWTETERGDLPDAVAAAHDRGTTVAGVCTGGMVLSRAGLLKGRPAVTHGGAIEDLRATDATVVDARVVDDGDVLTCGGVTSGLDLAVHLVEREWGADVAETVCDEMEYEPRGDVFRGESA from the coding sequence ATGGACACTGTTGCAATCGCCTGTTTCGACGGGTTCGACGAACTGGACGCCATCGGGCCCTACGAGGTGTTCGAGAACGCGGCGCGCTTTGGCGCATCGTGGGATGTGACGCTTCGCTCGGTGAGCGAGTCGGACACGGTCACTGCGAGCCACGGACTCCGGGTCGAACCCGACGGCCCGCTCGCCGACGTGACCCCAGACCTGCTTGTCGTGGCCGGCGGCGGGTGGAACGACCGAAGCGAGGCCGGCGTCTGGACGGAGACCGAACGCGGGGACCTGCCCGACGCTGTCGCAGCGGCACACGACCGAGGTACGACTGTCGCCGGCGTCTGTACCGGCGGGATGGTTCTCTCCCGGGCCGGCTTGCTCAAGGGTCGACCCGCAGTGACACATGGCGGCGCAATCGAGGACCTGCGAGCGACCGATGCGACGGTGGTTGACGCCCGGGTCGTCGACGACGGCGATGTTCTAACCTGTGGCGGTGTCACGTCCGGGCTAGACCTCGCCGTCCACCTCGTCGAACGCGAGTGGGGCGCGGATGTGGCCGAAACTGTCTGTGATGAGATGGAGTACGAGCCCCGCGGTGACGTGTTCCGGGGTGAATCGGCGTAG
- a CDS encoding transporter yields the protein MVEQRDGDEIDLLDSSIRTTSGALLSTTLFVLSGIVYAFVTSPGATGTYFFISISVSLILRPIRGISQTLQKVGSERGEAVGPYLGLALLFALGYLLIAGVAVAALAGVIVRNTVVSPGLLAPVGLYALAVALSMIVTSLVGAIGYPSVETWLTSTQSAIQLVILLALASTLATAGDLLLVVAGVRLAVLVPVAVALGVVPTLPGRHAAERAWHFAKWSVPDQVFDRLSYNMPVYVLGIVATPAAVGIYEAADRFADFGATISWRLSSPLLTKVSGDSSAGDMQLAYLDGAVTGGTGVTFVVFGYLLAAHDVVARIAFAGSETVFSATVLLVGGVNILRGFWTLTSHAIEGVGKPSVSFRTKLYGLVFSVPVPAIFGAEFGAVAGAAGYAVMNLVIFGYVLYYSRSVFGRIPIEPRVAAALTVGLGVSFALTTGTVAGLTRAGLSPIVVASLAAATCLVGFGGFLVAVSTPARLVAARTATLWRSRARSLFG from the coding sequence ATGGTCGAACAGCGCGACGGTGACGAAATAGACCTGCTGGACTCCTCGATTCGGACGACCAGTGGAGCGTTGCTCTCGACGACGCTGTTCGTTCTCAGCGGCATCGTCTACGCATTCGTCACGTCGCCCGGGGCGACCGGCACGTATTTTTTCATCAGCATCTCGGTCTCGCTCATCCTCCGCCCGATTCGGGGCATCAGCCAGACGCTGCAGAAGGTCGGCAGCGAACGGGGCGAAGCCGTCGGCCCGTACCTCGGACTGGCACTGCTATTCGCCCTCGGCTATCTCCTCATCGCCGGTGTGGCCGTGGCTGCGCTGGCCGGTGTCATCGTCCGCAATACGGTGGTGTCACCGGGACTGCTCGCCCCTGTCGGACTGTACGCCCTCGCGGTCGCGCTGTCGATGATTGTGACGAGTTTAGTCGGTGCCATCGGCTATCCGAGCGTGGAAACATGGCTTACCAGTACGCAGAGCGCTATCCAACTCGTCATCTTGCTGGCGCTGGCCTCGACACTGGCGACCGCTGGCGATTTGCTGCTCGTTGTCGCTGGGGTTCGGCTGGCAGTGCTCGTCCCCGTTGCCGTCGCGTTGGGCGTTGTCCCGACGTTGCCGGGCCGACACGCCGCCGAACGCGCGTGGCACTTCGCCAAGTGGAGTGTCCCGGACCAGGTCTTCGACCGCCTGTCGTACAATATGCCGGTGTACGTGCTGGGCATCGTCGCGACCCCGGCGGCCGTCGGCATCTACGAGGCCGCCGACCGGTTCGCCGACTTCGGCGCGACGATTTCTTGGCGGCTCTCCTCCCCGCTGCTCACGAAGGTCAGTGGGGATTCCTCCGCTGGCGATATGCAGCTCGCATATCTCGACGGCGCGGTCACCGGCGGGACGGGTGTCACCTTCGTTGTCTTCGGCTACTTGCTGGCCGCCCACGACGTGGTCGCGCGGATCGCCTTCGCCGGTTCGGAGACCGTCTTCTCGGCGACCGTCCTGCTCGTCGGTGGCGTGAACATCCTTCGGGGTTTCTGGACGCTCACCTCACACGCCATCGAGGGTGTCGGGAAACCGAGCGTGAGCTTTCGCACGAAGCTCTACGGACTGGTGTTCAGCGTTCCAGTCCCAGCGATATTTGGTGCGGAGTTCGGAGCGGTCGCCGGGGCCGCCGGATACGCCGTGATGAATCTGGTCATCTTCGGGTACGTCCTCTACTACTCCCGGTCTGTCTTCGGACGGATTCCGATCGAACCCAGGGTGGCGGCAGCCCTCACCGTCGGCCTCGGCGTCTCGTTCGCACTCACGACCGGAACGGTCGCCGGCCTCACCCGTGCCGGCCTCTCCCCGATTGTCGTTGCTAGCCTGGCCGCCGCGACGTGTCTCGTCGGCTTCGGCGGCTTCCTTGTCGCCGTGTCCACACCGGCCCGACTCGTCGCCGCCCGGACGGCAACGCTGTGGCGCAGTCGCGCTCGCTCCCTGTTCGGGTGA
- a CDS encoding Gfo/Idh/MocA family protein, with protein sequence MTHRLVHVGLGGQGSTWATDAIPPNVHDDRIEVVAAVDTDPERHELAERELGLSPEECYTDLETALSERPADICSIVTPPSTHEAVVETALAHDLHIISEKPIADTLEASVRVAEKVEEAGKKMGVTMSHRFDRDKTTFRRAVEEAGDIDYLTARYTGNVRERGFYADYVYEMDNMLLLDGAIHHLDILASLADSPCERVYAETWTPEEADYDGDCSGLVTLHFADGTRAQYEGSYANATTLNGWGHEQFRAECSDQTVLLDRRDVERFHADAYDTGNFESIGKGDGKTVPLAERPHWKNAWLIEQFCDWIDGGEPMPTNVDSVLQSMAIVFAAIESSETGEAVDVQALLDDARANA encoded by the coding sequence ATGACACACAGATTAGTCCACGTCGGTCTGGGGGGCCAGGGGTCCACCTGGGCAACAGACGCGATTCCGCCGAACGTTCACGACGACCGAATCGAGGTCGTCGCCGCGGTCGATACCGACCCGGAACGACACGAACTGGCCGAGCGGGAACTCGGACTGTCGCCCGAGGAGTGCTACACCGACCTCGAAACCGCGCTCTCGGAGCGGCCGGCCGATATCTGTTCTATCGTGACACCGCCGTCGACCCACGAGGCCGTCGTGGAGACGGCACTCGCCCACGACCTGCATATCATCTCGGAGAAGCCAATTGCTGATACACTGGAAGCGTCGGTCCGTGTCGCCGAGAAGGTCGAGGAAGCCGGCAAGAAGATGGGCGTCACGATGAGCCACCGGTTCGACCGGGACAAGACGACGTTCCGCCGGGCCGTCGAGGAAGCCGGCGACATCGATTATCTGACGGCCCGGTACACGGGCAACGTCCGCGAGCGCGGCTTCTACGCCGACTACGTCTACGAGATGGACAATATGCTCCTGCTCGACGGCGCAATTCACCACCTCGATATCCTCGCGTCGCTGGCCGATTCGCCCTGCGAGCGGGTGTACGCCGAGACGTGGACGCCGGAGGAAGCAGACTACGACGGTGACTGCAGCGGCCTCGTGACGCTACACTTCGCCGACGGGACCCGCGCCCAGTACGAGGGCAGTTACGCCAACGCGACGACGCTGAACGGCTGGGGACACGAACAGTTCCGCGCCGAGTGTTCGGATCAGACGGTCCTCCTCGACCGCCGCGATGTCGAGCGGTTCCATGCCGACGCGTACGACACCGGAAACTTCGAGAGCATCGGCAAGGGCGACGGCAAGACGGTGCCGCTGGCCGAACGGCCCCACTGGAAGAACGCCTGGCTCATCGAGCAGTTCTGTGACTGGATCGACGGCGGCGAGCCGATGCCGACGAACGTCGACAGCGTCCTCCAGTCGATGGCCATCGTCTTCGCCGCCATCGAGAGCAGCGAGACCGGCGAGGCCGTTGACGTGCAGGCGCTGCTCGACGACGCCCGCGCGAACGCCTGA
- a CDS encoding VOC family protein, which yields MDLAHTAICVSDLDRAMAFYDALGFEETNRFTLDGVDNVYLGRDGDGDLQLRHDPDRTTPVAPNRADVDHIAFTVDDVEETFETAINAGAAPVLEPTQIDAADAFAAFVEDPEGYTLEFYRWL from the coding sequence ATGGACCTTGCACACACCGCGATCTGCGTTTCGGACCTCGACCGAGCGATGGCATTCTACGACGCGCTGGGCTTCGAGGAGACCAACCGCTTCACGCTCGACGGCGTCGATAACGTCTACCTCGGCCGGGACGGCGACGGTGATCTGCAACTGCGCCACGACCCCGACCGGACCACCCCGGTCGCGCCGAACCGCGCCGACGTGGACCACATCGCGTTCACCGTTGATGATGTTGAGGAAACCTTCGAGACAGCCATCAACGCCGGCGCTGCGCCGGTGCTCGAACCGACACAGATTGATGCTGCCGATGCCTTCGCCGCCTTCGTCGAGGACCCCGAAGGGTACACGCTGGAGTTCTACCGCTGGCTCTGA